Proteins from a single region of Festucalex cinctus isolate MCC-2025b chromosome 19, RoL_Fcin_1.0, whole genome shotgun sequence:
- the topaz1 gene encoding uncharacterized protein topaz1 isoform X3 — MFAQVPTMQSSNVGHSLNIVPELKQRKLKLKASVARAGEVLGPSKVKATSSRCNSKPAQSRQPSPSSFHRDANPKPTSLAGSEGSLRRIIWSSGCGLCGDCKLISPVKKVLVKQVQKSPEKHKATQALKEDLEPKVNLCDVVLNSDASCHDCGFVLPGGFETKNVHCFKRDMRAAGLQLRPRCSGHHKHGMSRPKLQSDEVCQPGSQFENQQQEEYVERNVLTNHSARPLFKGWVNEATWPASTMTGKPSVEFDPPRACETIRTERDAGKINNSADLFKNCGTLKCTTDLETIKPNCLSNEEERWRTSNSLRPDLTYGTSNGASDTPQMYNMPEETTALCDDAPSSFTCQRIRVYVRKTNHSCARTCITWHNKRLILNGIIHLESSKNVLPQTATIPSALLTPTQPSPSSGRSDDVNGRIESRHLEDAEEEANEVQSQSEQLELEQTMNTDHSPDVAQSGSFPGSLDDDDDDGETVNGEGQPSSVSQPGSSSPERADGEGRPAESEAGLDTRLRVLDEFTAYQHDILLVDVNLDDSDLFGNLPQESLLKLGPNRLHQDPKTLPTYGASQTLKQSWTPVNINLRCGSPDNEESSSRPWRPKNASPKAKRVVFNQETHTQPMASFASRNHVIRGLQQRDEHIEVVNESHNPDPRLGSVRKAPLLPTTTKKTGPKLESFCVNTVASFTKNPMSLQKAGTVFISYYQNNPPGMFFSMPVFLSLIWALLRAGMMHDVLAVLSVSLAHKIVPTHEFLLALFTFVREKGCTRVVPHLMQLTYKMASEHSVLSVDCFEWVTNPEFQKLIRSRISAHQRLSASTDVPISDSLNLAHVIVEMELCAKQEEWRHLGEAFHSICTPCHHPNQLERISGHIAIALLSETKDKLSVPFAAFAETICHNEDPDSPLMSFIGRIGVTLLIRYHRTQQWAKGRKVVEVLSQSKINYSMQKGLFRKEDGRSRCHRITLAAELFILSGSLDGAVQTLRENEWFVSSSAWPCQTPDLESRSRMLTHLAEKASHRDTLEVLRNLPGIQEPNDQVDISKYTHLFNTHLQVCVDKLMLPIASDSVDFMLSRKVPIDGAVLQALLHKLGTQNHWLRARKVFRHSLTAGYYPSVSAPAGFMALIVPSRLGEVELALTFEMLITVNASLILPLSETAPRALSITLKRSQESESEYLSAGSRLLAAAHIPQPKLEVHYTPVNSSQEQVFMLSVASARHWLHGNQAWANEVWIH; from the exons ATGTTTGCGCAGGTTCCGACCATGCAAAGCTCAAATGTAGGTCACAGCTTAAACATTGTGCCAGAGTTAAAACAAAGAAAGCTCAAGTTAAAAGCAAGTGTGGCACGAGCCGGAGAAGTTTTAGGTCCCAGCAAGGTGAAGGCCACGTCGTCTCGCTGTAATTCTAAACCAGCACAATCTCGACAACCAAGTCCGTcaa GTTTTCATAGAGATGCAAATCCAAAACCTACTTCCCTTGCTGGTTCGGAAGGCTCTTTGCGAAGAATTATTTGGTCTTCTGGCTGTGGACTATGCGGTGACTGTAAATTAATTTCTCCTGTGAAGAAGGTACTGGTCAAGCAAGTGCAAAAAAGCCCAGAAAAGCACAAAGCCACTCAGGCACTTAAAGAAGACCTCGAGCCGAAAGTCAACCTTTGTGACGTAGTCCTAAATTCTGATGCAAGCTGCCATGATTGCGGTTTTGTGCTACCAGGTGGTTTCGAAACCAAGAATGTGCATTGCTTTAAACGGGACATGAGAGCTGCTGGGTTGCAGCTCAGGCCCCGGTGTTCAGGACACCACAAACATGGAATGTCCCGTCCAAAATTGCAATCTGATGAGGTCTGTCAGCCTGGAAGTCAGTTTGAAAACCAACAACAGGAAGAATACGTAGAGAGGAATGTCTTGACTAACCATTCTGCTCGTCCATTATTCAAGGGTTGGGTGAATGAGGCAACCTGGCCGGCGTCCACCATGACCGGAAAGCCGAGTGTTGAGTTTGACCCTCCGAGAGCATGTGAGACCATCAGAACAGAGAGAGACGCgggcaaaataaataacagcGCAGATCTTTTCAAGAATTGTGGCACTTTGAAATGTACTACAGACCTGGAAACCATTAAACCCAACTGCCTTTCAAATGAGGAAGAAAGATGGAGAACTTCAAACAGTCTGAGACCAGATCTTACATATGGGACAAGCAATGGCGCGAGCGACACTCctcaaatgtataacatgccaGAGGAGACAACAGCACTGTGCGATGATGCCCCAAGTTCCTTCACTTGCCAGAGAATAAGGGTCTATGTTCGAAAAACAAACCATTCCTGCGCGCGCACTTGCATAACCTGGCACAATAAGCGACTAATTCTGAATGGAATAATACACCTGGAAAGCTCCAAAAATGTTTTGCCACAAACTGCAACGATCCCGTCTGCTCTTCTTACTCCAACACAACCTTCACCCTCTTCCGGCAGAAGTGATGATGTAAATGGTAGAATTGAGAGCAGGCATTTGGAAGACGCTGAAGAAGAAGCCAACGAGGTACAAAGTCAATCGGAACAACTTGAACTGGAGCAGACGATGAACACGGACCATTCGCCAGATGTCGCCCAATCCGGCTCTTTCCCCGGCAGTttagatgatgatgacgacgatggtGAGACTGTCAATGGTGAGGGTCAGCCATCTTCTGTTAGTCAACCAGGATCAAGTTCACCTGAGCGAGCAGACGGCGAAGGGCGTCCAGCTGAGAGTGAGGCAGGGCTCGATACTCGCCTGCGCGTTTTGGATGAGTTCACGGCATACCAACATGACATCCTGCTTGTCGACGTAAACCTCGATGACTCGGATCTCTTTGGCAACCTACCCCAGGAGAGTCTGCTGAAACTGGGCCCCAACAGACTTCACCAAGACCCAAAGACTTTGCCCACATATGGAGCGTCGCAGACTCTGAAACAAAG TTGGACCCCAGTTAATATAAATCTTCGGTGCGGCAGTCCAGACAACG AGGAGAGCTCCAGTAGGCCCTGGAGGCCCAAGAATGCTTCTCCCAAAGCCAAACGGGTTGTTTTCAACCAAGAAACTCACACCCAGCCAATG GCCTCCTTTGCCAGTAGAAATCATGTAATCAGAGGCTTGCAGCAAAG GGATGAGCACATTGAGGTGGTGAACGAATCGCATAATCCGGACCCACGACTTGGGTCAGTGAGGAAAG CTCCATTGTTGCCAACCACTACAAAGAAGACTGGTCCTAAATTGGAGTCA TTCTGTGTCAACACTGTGGCGAGCTTCACTAAAAATCCAATGTCCCTCCAGAAAGCAG GAACTGTGTTCATAAGCTACTACCAGAACAACCCCCCGGGAATGTTTTTCTCCATGCCGGTCTTCCTCTCACTCATCTGGGCTCTGCTGAGAGCAGGCATGATGCATGATGTTCTGGCAGTGCTCAGCGTCAGCTTGGCACATAAGATCGTG CCTACTCATGAGTTCCTGCTCGCCCTTTTCACCTTTGTAAGAGAGAAAGGCTGCACGAGGGTTGTACCGCACCTCATGCAGCTAACTTACAAG ATGGCCAGTGAACATTCTGTGCTGAGCGTGGATTGCTTTGAATGGGTTACCAATCCTGAATTCCAAAAGCTGATACGTTCAAGGATTTCTGCTCATCAAAG ATTATCTGCGTCCACCGATGTGCCCATTTCAGACTCCTTGAACTTGGCCCATGTCATTGTGGAGATGGAG CTTTGTGCAAAGCAAGAGGAGTGGCGCCACCTGGGCGAAGCTTTCCACTCCATTTGCACACCCTGCCATCATCCCAACCAGCTGGAGCGCATCAGCGGGCACATCGCTATTGCTCTTCTGTCCGAGACGAAAGACAAGTTGTCTGTGCCATTTGCGGCATTCGCTGAGACAA TTTGTCACAATGAGGATCCAGACTCCCCGTTGATGAGTTTCATTGGCAGAATTGGAGTCACTCTCTTGATAAGATACCATAGAACTCAACAGTGGGCCAAG GGTCGGAAGGTGGTGGAGGTGCTGTCCCAATCGAAGATCAACTACTCGATGCAGAAAGGTTTGTTCAGGAAAGAGGACGGACGGTCACGCTGCCACCGGATAACCTTGGCAGCAGAACTCTTCATCCTCAGCGGCAGCCTGGATGGAGCTGTCCAAACTCTGCGCG AAAACGAGTGGTTTGTGAGTTCCAGCGCGTGGCCATGTCAGACTCCTGACCTGGAGAGTCGAAGCCGCATGCTCACGCATCTGGCTGAGAAAGCCTCACACAGAGACACATTGGAGGTCCTGCGTAACCTCCCGGGAATACAAGAGCCCAATG ATCAGGTTGACATCTCCAAGTACACCCACCTGTTTAATACTCACCTTCAAGTGTGTGTAGACAAACTAATGCTTCCCATAGCCTCCGACTCGGTGGACTTCATGCTCTCTCGAAAGGTGCCAATAGATGGCGCTGTGCTGCAGGCACTTTTGCACAAGCTGGGGACACAAAACCATTGGCTACGAGCCCGCAAAGTCTTCAGGC ACTCGCTAACTGCTGGCTATTACCCATCCGTGTCGGCCCCCGCCGGATTCATGGCGCTGATTGTTCCCAGTCGGCTGGGGGAGGTGGAACTCGCACTCACGTTTGAGATGTTAATCACCGTCAACGCTTCACTCATTCTCCCCCTTTCTGAGACGGCGCCCAGAGCCCTCAGCATCACCCTGAAAAG GAGTCAGGAGAGCGAGAGTGAGTACCTGTCGGCCGGCAGCCGCCTGCTCGCCGCAGCGCACATCCCTCAGCCCAAACTGGAGGTCCACTACACTCCTGTCAACTCCTCACAGGAACAAGTCTTCATGCTTAGTGTTGCCTCGGCTCGACACTGGCTGCACGGCAATCAAGCGTGGGCAAACGAGGTGTGGATTCATTAG
- the topaz1 gene encoding uncharacterized protein topaz1 isoform X2, translating into MDPSTDPHKADAMASCTGSFWVNCGRRTEEPGAFQGTSVELASIRRRCVTGFHRDANPKPTSLAGSEGSLRRIIWSSGCGLCGDCKLISPVKKVLVKQVQKSPEKHKATQALKEDLEPKVNLCDVVLNSDASCHDCGFVLPGGFETKNVHCFKRDMRAAGLQLRPRCSGHHKHGMSRPKLQSDEVCQPGSQFENQQQEEYVERNVLTNHSARPLFKGWVNEATWPASTMTGKPSVEFDPPRACETIRTERDAGKINNSADLFKNCGTLKCTTDLETIKPNCLSNEEERWRTSNSLRPDLTYGTSNGASDTPQMYNMPEETTALCDDAPSSFTCQRIRVYVRKTNHSCARTCITWHNKRLILNGIIHLESSKNVLPQTATIPSALLTPTQPSPSSGRSDDVNGRIESRHLEDAEEEANEVQSQSEQLELEQTMNTDHSPDVAQSGSFPGSLDDDDDDGETVNGEGQPSSVSQPGSSSPERADGEGRPAESEAGLDTRLRVLDEFTAYQHDILLVDVNLDDSDLFGNLPQESLLKLGPNRLHQDPKTLPTYGASQTLKQSWTPVNINLRCGSPDNEESSSRPWRPKNASPKAKRVVFNQETHTQPMASFASRNHVIRGLQQRDEHIEVVNESHNPDPRLGSVRKAPLLPTTTKKTGPKLESYCWKFFSESQSCNYKMCRFLHAPMEGDEKFCVNTVASFTKNPMSLQKAGTVFISYYQNNPPGMFFSMPVFLSLIWALLRAGMMHDVLAVLSVSLAHKIVPTHEFLLALFTFVREKGCTRVVPHLMQLTYKMASEHSVLSVDCFEWVTNPEFQKLIRSRISAHQRLSASTDVPISDSLNLAHVIVEMELCAKQEEWRHLGEAFHSICTPCHHPNQLERISGHIAIALLSETKDKLSVPFAAFAETICHNEDPDSPLMSFIGRIGVTLLIRYHRTQQWAKGRKVVEVLSQSKINYSMQKGLFRKEDGRSRCHRITLAAELFILSGSLDGAVQTLRENEWFVSSSAWPCQTPDLESRSRMLTHLAEKASHRDTLEVLRNLPGIQEPNDQVDISKYTHLFNTHLQVCVDKLMLPIASDSVDFMLSRKVPIDGAVLQALLHKLGTQNHWLRARKVFRHSLTAGYYPSVSAPAGFMALIVPSRLGEVELALTFEMLITVNASLILPLSETAPRALSITLKRSQESESEYLSAGSRLLAAAHIPQPKLEVHYTPVNSSQEQVFMLSVASARHWLHGNQAWANEVWIH; encoded by the exons ATGGATCCGAGCACTGACCCACACAAAGCGGACGCCATGGCCAGCTGTACCGGAAGCTTTTGGGTCAACTGTGGGAGGAGGACGGAGGAGCCCGGTGCATTCCAAGGGACGTCGGTTGAGTTGGCATCCATTAGGCGTCGGTGTGTAACAG GTTTTCATAGAGATGCAAATCCAAAACCTACTTCCCTTGCTGGTTCGGAAGGCTCTTTGCGAAGAATTATTTGGTCTTCTGGCTGTGGACTATGCGGTGACTGTAAATTAATTTCTCCTGTGAAGAAGGTACTGGTCAAGCAAGTGCAAAAAAGCCCAGAAAAGCACAAAGCCACTCAGGCACTTAAAGAAGACCTCGAGCCGAAAGTCAACCTTTGTGACGTAGTCCTAAATTCTGATGCAAGCTGCCATGATTGCGGTTTTGTGCTACCAGGTGGTTTCGAAACCAAGAATGTGCATTGCTTTAAACGGGACATGAGAGCTGCTGGGTTGCAGCTCAGGCCCCGGTGTTCAGGACACCACAAACATGGAATGTCCCGTCCAAAATTGCAATCTGATGAGGTCTGTCAGCCTGGAAGTCAGTTTGAAAACCAACAACAGGAAGAATACGTAGAGAGGAATGTCTTGACTAACCATTCTGCTCGTCCATTATTCAAGGGTTGGGTGAATGAGGCAACCTGGCCGGCGTCCACCATGACCGGAAAGCCGAGTGTTGAGTTTGACCCTCCGAGAGCATGTGAGACCATCAGAACAGAGAGAGACGCgggcaaaataaataacagcGCAGATCTTTTCAAGAATTGTGGCACTTTGAAATGTACTACAGACCTGGAAACCATTAAACCCAACTGCCTTTCAAATGAGGAAGAAAGATGGAGAACTTCAAACAGTCTGAGACCAGATCTTACATATGGGACAAGCAATGGCGCGAGCGACACTCctcaaatgtataacatgccaGAGGAGACAACAGCACTGTGCGATGATGCCCCAAGTTCCTTCACTTGCCAGAGAATAAGGGTCTATGTTCGAAAAACAAACCATTCCTGCGCGCGCACTTGCATAACCTGGCACAATAAGCGACTAATTCTGAATGGAATAATACACCTGGAAAGCTCCAAAAATGTTTTGCCACAAACTGCAACGATCCCGTCTGCTCTTCTTACTCCAACACAACCTTCACCCTCTTCCGGCAGAAGTGATGATGTAAATGGTAGAATTGAGAGCAGGCATTTGGAAGACGCTGAAGAAGAAGCCAACGAGGTACAAAGTCAATCGGAACAACTTGAACTGGAGCAGACGATGAACACGGACCATTCGCCAGATGTCGCCCAATCCGGCTCTTTCCCCGGCAGTttagatgatgatgacgacgatggtGAGACTGTCAATGGTGAGGGTCAGCCATCTTCTGTTAGTCAACCAGGATCAAGTTCACCTGAGCGAGCAGACGGCGAAGGGCGTCCAGCTGAGAGTGAGGCAGGGCTCGATACTCGCCTGCGCGTTTTGGATGAGTTCACGGCATACCAACATGACATCCTGCTTGTCGACGTAAACCTCGATGACTCGGATCTCTTTGGCAACCTACCCCAGGAGAGTCTGCTGAAACTGGGCCCCAACAGACTTCACCAAGACCCAAAGACTTTGCCCACATATGGAGCGTCGCAGACTCTGAAACAAAG TTGGACCCCAGTTAATATAAATCTTCGGTGCGGCAGTCCAGACAACG AGGAGAGCTCCAGTAGGCCCTGGAGGCCCAAGAATGCTTCTCCCAAAGCCAAACGGGTTGTTTTCAACCAAGAAACTCACACCCAGCCAATG GCCTCCTTTGCCAGTAGAAATCATGTAATCAGAGGCTTGCAGCAAAG GGATGAGCACATTGAGGTGGTGAACGAATCGCATAATCCGGACCCACGACTTGGGTCAGTGAGGAAAG CTCCATTGTTGCCAACCACTACAAAGAAGACTGGTCCTAAATTGGAGTCA TACTGCTGGAAATTCTTCAGTGAATCACAATCCTGTAACTACAAGATGTGCCGCTTTCTGCATGCGCCTATGGAGGGCGACGAAAAG TTCTGTGTCAACACTGTGGCGAGCTTCACTAAAAATCCAATGTCCCTCCAGAAAGCAG GAACTGTGTTCATAAGCTACTACCAGAACAACCCCCCGGGAATGTTTTTCTCCATGCCGGTCTTCCTCTCACTCATCTGGGCTCTGCTGAGAGCAGGCATGATGCATGATGTTCTGGCAGTGCTCAGCGTCAGCTTGGCACATAAGATCGTG CCTACTCATGAGTTCCTGCTCGCCCTTTTCACCTTTGTAAGAGAGAAAGGCTGCACGAGGGTTGTACCGCACCTCATGCAGCTAACTTACAAG ATGGCCAGTGAACATTCTGTGCTGAGCGTGGATTGCTTTGAATGGGTTACCAATCCTGAATTCCAAAAGCTGATACGTTCAAGGATTTCTGCTCATCAAAG ATTATCTGCGTCCACCGATGTGCCCATTTCAGACTCCTTGAACTTGGCCCATGTCATTGTGGAGATGGAG CTTTGTGCAAAGCAAGAGGAGTGGCGCCACCTGGGCGAAGCTTTCCACTCCATTTGCACACCCTGCCATCATCCCAACCAGCTGGAGCGCATCAGCGGGCACATCGCTATTGCTCTTCTGTCCGAGACGAAAGACAAGTTGTCTGTGCCATTTGCGGCATTCGCTGAGACAA TTTGTCACAATGAGGATCCAGACTCCCCGTTGATGAGTTTCATTGGCAGAATTGGAGTCACTCTCTTGATAAGATACCATAGAACTCAACAGTGGGCCAAG GGTCGGAAGGTGGTGGAGGTGCTGTCCCAATCGAAGATCAACTACTCGATGCAGAAAGGTTTGTTCAGGAAAGAGGACGGACGGTCACGCTGCCACCGGATAACCTTGGCAGCAGAACTCTTCATCCTCAGCGGCAGCCTGGATGGAGCTGTCCAAACTCTGCGCG AAAACGAGTGGTTTGTGAGTTCCAGCGCGTGGCCATGTCAGACTCCTGACCTGGAGAGTCGAAGCCGCATGCTCACGCATCTGGCTGAGAAAGCCTCACACAGAGACACATTGGAGGTCCTGCGTAACCTCCCGGGAATACAAGAGCCCAATG ATCAGGTTGACATCTCCAAGTACACCCACCTGTTTAATACTCACCTTCAAGTGTGTGTAGACAAACTAATGCTTCCCATAGCCTCCGACTCGGTGGACTTCATGCTCTCTCGAAAGGTGCCAATAGATGGCGCTGTGCTGCAGGCACTTTTGCACAAGCTGGGGACACAAAACCATTGGCTACGAGCCCGCAAAGTCTTCAGGC ACTCGCTAACTGCTGGCTATTACCCATCCGTGTCGGCCCCCGCCGGATTCATGGCGCTGATTGTTCCCAGTCGGCTGGGGGAGGTGGAACTCGCACTCACGTTTGAGATGTTAATCACCGTCAACGCTTCACTCATTCTCCCCCTTTCTGAGACGGCGCCCAGAGCCCTCAGCATCACCCTGAAAAG GAGTCAGGAGAGCGAGAGTGAGTACCTGTCGGCCGGCAGCCGCCTGCTCGCCGCAGCGCACATCCCTCAGCCCAAACTGGAGGTCCACTACACTCCTGTCAACTCCTCACAGGAACAAGTCTTCATGCTTAGTGTTGCCTCGGCTCGACACTGGCTGCACGGCAATCAAGCGTGGGCAAACGAGGTGTGGATTCATTAG
- the topaz1 gene encoding uncharacterized protein topaz1 isoform X4 yields the protein MFAQVPTMQSSNVGHSLNIVPELKQRKLKLKASVARAGEVLGPSKVKATSSRCNSKPAQSRQPSPSSFHRDANPKPTSLAGSEGSLRRIIWSSGCGLCGDCKLISPVKKVLVKQVQKSPEKHKATQALKEDLEPKVNLCDVVLNSDASCHDCGFVLPGGFETKNVHCFKRDMRAAGLQLRPRCSGHHKHGMSRPKLQSDEGWVNEATWPASTMTGKPSVEFDPPRACETIRTERDAGKINNSADLFKNCGTLKCTTDLETIKPNCLSNEEERWRTSNSLRPDLTYGTSNGASDTPQMYNMPEETTALCDDAPSSFTCQRIRVYVRKTNHSCARTCITWHNKRLILNGIIHLESSKNVLPQTATIPSALLTPTQPSPSSGRSDDVNGRIESRHLEDAEEEANEVQSQSEQLELEQTMNTDHSPDVAQSGSFPGSLDDDDDDGETVNGEGQPSSVSQPGSSSPERADGEGRPAESEAGLDTRLRVLDEFTAYQHDILLVDVNLDDSDLFGNLPQESLLKLGPNRLHQDPKTLPTYGASQTLKQSWTPVNINLRCGSPDNEESSSRPWRPKNASPKAKRVVFNQETHTQPMASFASRNHVIRGLQQRDEHIEVVNESHNPDPRLGSVRKAPLLPTTTKKTGPKLESYCWKFFSESQSCNYKMCRFLHAPMEGDEKFCVNTVASFTKNPMSLQKAGTVFISYYQNNPPGMFFSMPVFLSLIWALLRAGMMHDVLAVLSVSLAHKIVPTHEFLLALFTFVREKGCTRVVPHLMQLTYKMASEHSVLSVDCFEWVTNPEFQKLIRSRISAHQRLSASTDVPISDSLNLAHVIVEMELCAKQEEWRHLGEAFHSICTPCHHPNQLERISGHIAIALLSETKDKLSVPFAAFAETICHNEDPDSPLMSFIGRIGVTLLIRYHRTQQWAKGRKVVEVLSQSKINYSMQKGLFRKEDGRSRCHRITLAAELFILSGSLDGAVQTLRENEWFVSSSAWPCQTPDLESRSRMLTHLAEKASHRDTLEVLRNLPGIQEPNDQVDISKYTHLFNTHLQVCVDKLMLPIASDSVDFMLSRKVPIDGAVLQALLHKLGTQNHWLRARKVFRHSLTAGYYPSVSAPAGFMALIVPSRLGEVELALTFEMLITVNASLILPLSETAPRALSITLKRSQESESEYLSAGSRLLAAAHIPQPKLEVHYTPVNSSQEQVFMLSVASARHWLHGNQAWANEVWIH from the exons ATGTTTGCGCAGGTTCCGACCATGCAAAGCTCAAATGTAGGTCACAGCTTAAACATTGTGCCAGAGTTAAAACAAAGAAAGCTCAAGTTAAAAGCAAGTGTGGCACGAGCCGGAGAAGTTTTAGGTCCCAGCAAGGTGAAGGCCACGTCGTCTCGCTGTAATTCTAAACCAGCACAATCTCGACAACCAAGTCCGTcaa GTTTTCATAGAGATGCAAATCCAAAACCTACTTCCCTTGCTGGTTCGGAAGGCTCTTTGCGAAGAATTATTTGGTCTTCTGGCTGTGGACTATGCGGTGACTGTAAATTAATTTCTCCTGTGAAGAAGGTACTGGTCAAGCAAGTGCAAAAAAGCCCAGAAAAGCACAAAGCCACTCAGGCACTTAAAGAAGACCTCGAGCCGAAAGTCAACCTTTGTGACGTAGTCCTAAATTCTGATGCAAGCTGCCATGATTGCGGTTTTGTGCTACCAGGTGGTTTCGAAACCAAGAATGTGCATTGCTTTAAACGGGACATGAGAGCTGCTGGGTTGCAGCTCAGGCCCCGGTGTTCAGGACACCACAAACATGGAATGTCCCGTCCAAAATTGCAATCTGATGAG GGTTGGGTGAATGAGGCAACCTGGCCGGCGTCCACCATGACCGGAAAGCCGAGTGTTGAGTTTGACCCTCCGAGAGCATGTGAGACCATCAGAACAGAGAGAGACGCgggcaaaataaataacagcGCAGATCTTTTCAAGAATTGTGGCACTTTGAAATGTACTACAGACCTGGAAACCATTAAACCCAACTGCCTTTCAAATGAGGAAGAAAGATGGAGAACTTCAAACAGTCTGAGACCAGATCTTACATATGGGACAAGCAATGGCGCGAGCGACACTCctcaaatgtataacatgccaGAGGAGACAACAGCACTGTGCGATGATGCCCCAAGTTCCTTCACTTGCCAGAGAATAAGGGTCTATGTTCGAAAAACAAACCATTCCTGCGCGCGCACTTGCATAACCTGGCACAATAAGCGACTAATTCTGAATGGAATAATACACCTGGAAAGCTCCAAAAATGTTTTGCCACAAACTGCAACGATCCCGTCTGCTCTTCTTACTCCAACACAACCTTCACCCTCTTCCGGCAGAAGTGATGATGTAAATGGTAGAATTGAGAGCAGGCATTTGGAAGACGCTGAAGAAGAAGCCAACGAGGTACAAAGTCAATCGGAACAACTTGAACTGGAGCAGACGATGAACACGGACCATTCGCCAGATGTCGCCCAATCCGGCTCTTTCCCCGGCAGTttagatgatgatgacgacgatggtGAGACTGTCAATGGTGAGGGTCAGCCATCTTCTGTTAGTCAACCAGGATCAAGTTCACCTGAGCGAGCAGACGGCGAAGGGCGTCCAGCTGAGAGTGAGGCAGGGCTCGATACTCGCCTGCGCGTTTTGGATGAGTTCACGGCATACCAACATGACATCCTGCTTGTCGACGTAAACCTCGATGACTCGGATCTCTTTGGCAACCTACCCCAGGAGAGTCTGCTGAAACTGGGCCCCAACAGACTTCACCAAGACCCAAAGACTTTGCCCACATATGGAGCGTCGCAGACTCTGAAACAAAG TTGGACCCCAGTTAATATAAATCTTCGGTGCGGCAGTCCAGACAACG AGGAGAGCTCCAGTAGGCCCTGGAGGCCCAAGAATGCTTCTCCCAAAGCCAAACGGGTTGTTTTCAACCAAGAAACTCACACCCAGCCAATG GCCTCCTTTGCCAGTAGAAATCATGTAATCAGAGGCTTGCAGCAAAG GGATGAGCACATTGAGGTGGTGAACGAATCGCATAATCCGGACCCACGACTTGGGTCAGTGAGGAAAG CTCCATTGTTGCCAACCACTACAAAGAAGACTGGTCCTAAATTGGAGTCA TACTGCTGGAAATTCTTCAGTGAATCACAATCCTGTAACTACAAGATGTGCCGCTTTCTGCATGCGCCTATGGAGGGCGACGAAAAG TTCTGTGTCAACACTGTGGCGAGCTTCACTAAAAATCCAATGTCCCTCCAGAAAGCAG GAACTGTGTTCATAAGCTACTACCAGAACAACCCCCCGGGAATGTTTTTCTCCATGCCGGTCTTCCTCTCACTCATCTGGGCTCTGCTGAGAGCAGGCATGATGCATGATGTTCTGGCAGTGCTCAGCGTCAGCTTGGCACATAAGATCGTG CCTACTCATGAGTTCCTGCTCGCCCTTTTCACCTTTGTAAGAGAGAAAGGCTGCACGAGGGTTGTACCGCACCTCATGCAGCTAACTTACAAG ATGGCCAGTGAACATTCTGTGCTGAGCGTGGATTGCTTTGAATGGGTTACCAATCCTGAATTCCAAAAGCTGATACGTTCAAGGATTTCTGCTCATCAAAG ATTATCTGCGTCCACCGATGTGCCCATTTCAGACTCCTTGAACTTGGCCCATGTCATTGTGGAGATGGAG CTTTGTGCAAAGCAAGAGGAGTGGCGCCACCTGGGCGAAGCTTTCCACTCCATTTGCACACCCTGCCATCATCCCAACCAGCTGGAGCGCATCAGCGGGCACATCGCTATTGCTCTTCTGTCCGAGACGAAAGACAAGTTGTCTGTGCCATTTGCGGCATTCGCTGAGACAA TTTGTCACAATGAGGATCCAGACTCCCCGTTGATGAGTTTCATTGGCAGAATTGGAGTCACTCTCTTGATAAGATACCATAGAACTCAACAGTGGGCCAAG GGTCGGAAGGTGGTGGAGGTGCTGTCCCAATCGAAGATCAACTACTCGATGCAGAAAGGTTTGTTCAGGAAAGAGGACGGACGGTCACGCTGCCACCGGATAACCTTGGCAGCAGAACTCTTCATCCTCAGCGGCAGCCTGGATGGAGCTGTCCAAACTCTGCGCG AAAACGAGTGGTTTGTGAGTTCCAGCGCGTGGCCATGTCAGACTCCTGACCTGGAGAGTCGAAGCCGCATGCTCACGCATCTGGCTGAGAAAGCCTCACACAGAGACACATTGGAGGTCCTGCGTAACCTCCCGGGAATACAAGAGCCCAATG ATCAGGTTGACATCTCCAAGTACACCCACCTGTTTAATACTCACCTTCAAGTGTGTGTAGACAAACTAATGCTTCCCATAGCCTCCGACTCGGTGGACTTCATGCTCTCTCGAAAGGTGCCAATAGATGGCGCTGTGCTGCAGGCACTTTTGCACAAGCTGGGGACACAAAACCATTGGCTACGAGCCCGCAAAGTCTTCAGGC ACTCGCTAACTGCTGGCTATTACCCATCCGTGTCGGCCCCCGCCGGATTCATGGCGCTGATTGTTCCCAGTCGGCTGGGGGAGGTGGAACTCGCACTCACGTTTGAGATGTTAATCACCGTCAACGCTTCACTCATTCTCCCCCTTTCTGAGACGGCGCCCAGAGCCCTCAGCATCACCCTGAAAAG GAGTCAGGAGAGCGAGAGTGAGTACCTGTCGGCCGGCAGCCGCCTGCTCGCCGCAGCGCACATCCCTCAGCCCAAACTGGAGGTCCACTACACTCCTGTCAACTCCTCACAGGAACAAGTCTTCATGCTTAGTGTTGCCTCGGCTCGACACTGGCTGCACGGCAATCAAGCGTGGGCAAACGAGGTGTGGATTCATTAG